Proteins co-encoded in one Capsicum annuum cultivar UCD-10X-F1 chromosome 9, UCD10Xv1.1, whole genome shotgun sequence genomic window:
- the LOC107842881 gene encoding ATP-dependent zinc metalloprotease FTSH 10, mitochondrial: MMLSRIGRSISKTSRSNIHKGVGYGVRSAVLDEVATGVTRGTCIARAEGGLGFVRNYLTSIGGGGRGGLSKTYLSELDSAFPSPRLRRFFCSEGPKRRNYENYYPKNKKEIPKANNQKAESGKEEGSGEQGNPQDNFVKLNFNLLTPVLFIGFILSSILMSPREQQEISFQEFKNKLLEPGLVDRIVVTNKSVAKVYVRSSAPGPNQIGDDTVQGPITGRNDGRNMGQYKYYFNIGSVESFEEKLEEAQEALGIDPHYYVPVTYVDELNWFQEVMRFGPTVVLLAVLYFMGRRVQGGMGVGGPGGKGARGIFNIGKAHFTKMDKNAKNKVFFKDVAGCDEAKQEIMEFVHFLKNPKKYEQLGAKIPKGALLVGPPGTGKTLLAKATAGESGVPFLSISGSDFMEMFVGVGPARVRSLFQEARQCAPSIIFIDEIDAIGRARGRGGFSGGHDERESTLNQLLVEMDGFATTSGVVILAGTNRPDILDKALLRPGRFDRQITIDKPDIKGRDQIFRIYLSKLKLDHEASFYSQRLAALTPGFAGADIANVCNEAALIAARNESTIITMQHFEAAIDRVIGGLEKKNKVISKLERRTVAYHESGHAVAGWFLEHAEPLLKVTIVPRGTAALGFAQYVPNENLLMTKEQLFDVTCMTLGGRAAEQVLIGKISTGAQNDLEKVTKMTYAQVAVYGFSDKVGLLSFPQRDDGFEMSKPYSSKTAAIIDNEVREWVSKAYERTVQLIEEHKEHVAQIAELLLEKEVLHQDDLVRVLGERPFKSHEPTNYDIFKQGFEEENKETKDNPENKMVEDNGSPPVVPEVVPV, encoded by the exons atgatgCTTTCACGTATTGGCCGCTCTATATCAAAAACTTCTCGCTCCAATATTCacaaa GGTGTTGGATATGGTGTGAGGTCGGCGGTGTTGGATGAGGTGGCAACGGGCGTCACGCGCGGCACGTGTATTGCACGAGCTGAAGGCGGATTAGGGTTTGTGAGGAATTATTTAACGTCCATTGGAGGTGGAGGAAGGGGAGGTTTGAGTAAGACGTATTTATCGGAGCTCGATTCGGCTTTCCCAAGTCCGAGGTTGAGGCGGTTTTTCTGTAGTGAAGGGCCAAAGAGAAGAA ACTATGAGAACTATTATCCAAAGAACAAGAAAGAAATTCCCAAAGCAAATAATCAAAAGGCCGAGTCAGGCAAAG AGGAAGGTTCAGGTGAGCAAGGAAATCCTCAGGACAACTTTGTGAAGCTAAATTTCAATTTATTGACACCCGTATTATTTATTGGGTTTATTCTGTCATCTATCCTAATGTCTCCTCGAGAGCAGCAAGAG ATTAGCTTCCAAGAGTTCAAAAACAAGCTACTTGAACCTGGTCTTGTTGATAGGATTGTTGTTACTAACAAATCTGTAGCCAAAGTTTATGTGAGAAGCTCTGCACCTGGTCCTAATCAAATTGGTGATGACACTGTTCAAGGTCCTATAACTGGTAGAAATGATGGAAGAAACATGGGCCAGtacaaatattattttaacaTTGGGAGTGTCGAGTCATTCGAGGAGAAGCTTGAAGAAGCACAGGAGGCATTAGGAATAGATCCTCATTATTATGTTCCTGTTACATATGTTGATGAGTTGAATTGGTTCCAAGAAGTGATGAGGTTTGGTCCCACAGTGGTGCTTCTTGCTGTTCTTTATTTTATGGGACGGAGAGTCCAAGGCGGGATGGGTGTTGGAGGCCCTGGTGGAAAAGGTGCTCGTGGAATATTTAACATTGGCAAAGCGCATTTCACGAAGATGGATAAAAATGCCAAGAATAAG GTGTTCTTTAAAGACGTGGCTGGATGTGATGAGGCAAAGCAAGAAATCATGGAGTTCGTCCACTTCCTTAAAAACCCGAAGAAGTATGAGCAGTTGGGAGCCAAAATTCCTAAGGGTGCTCTTCTAGTGGGTCCTCCCGGGACTGGGAAGACACTTCTGGCCAAAGCTACCGCAGGAGAGTCTGGTGTACCTTTTCTCTCTATTTCTGGATCAGATTTTATGGAGATGTTTGTTGGTGTTGGACCAGCCAGGGTTCGGAGTTTATTTCAGGAGGCAAGGCAGTGTGCACCTAGTATAATTTTCATTGATGAGATTGATGCCATTGGTCGAGCAAGAGGGCGAGGTGGCTTTTCTGGAGGCCATGATGAACGTGAAAGCACTTTAAATCAACTGCTTGTTGAAATGGATGGTTTTGCAACCACATCAGGTGTAGTTATACTTGCTGGCACAAATAGACCTGATATATTAGACAAAGCGTTGCTAAGACCCGGTCGATTTGATCGTCAAATTACCATAGACAAACCCGACATAAAAGGCCGTGATCAGATATTCCGGATCTATTTGAGCAAGTTGAAACTTGACCATGAGGCATCCTTTTATTCACAGAGGCTTGCGGCTCTAACACCAGGATTTGCCGGAGCAGACATTGCAAATGTTTGTAATGAAGCTGCTTTAATTGCCGCAAGGAATGAGAGCACAATAATTACAATGCAACATTTTGAGGCAGCAATAGATAGGGTAATTGGAGGTCTTGAGAAGAAGAATAAG GTCATAAGCAAGCTGGAGAGGCGGACAGTTGCCTACCATGAATCTGGTCATGCTGTTGCTGGATGGTTCTTGGAACATGCAGAACCATTACTAAAAGTGACAATTGTTCCTCGGGGTACGGCAGCTCTGGGATTTGCTCAGTATGTTCCTAATGAAAATCTTCTAATGACTAAGGAACAACTATTTGATGTGACATGCATGACTCTTGGAGGTCGAGCTGCTGAGCAG GTTTTGATTGGGAAGATCTCGACTGGAGCCCAAAACGATCTGGAGAAAGTCACCAAAATGACGTATGCCCAAGTAGCAGTCTATGGTTTCAGTGACAAGGTTGGTCTTCTTTCTTTCCCACAAAGAGATGATGGATTTGAGATGTCAAAGCCTTACAGTAGCAAGACAGCAGCAATTATCGACAATGAAGTAAGAGAATGGGTCTCCAAGGCATATGAACGCACTGTGCAACTTATAGAGGAGCACAAAGAACATGTTGCACAGATTGCAGAGTTACTACTTGAAAAAGAGGTCCTTCATCAAGACGATTTGGTTCGGGTATTGGGTGAACGCCCATTCAAGAGTCATGAGCCCACAAACTATGATATATTCAAGCAAGGATTTGAAGAAGAGAACAAAGAAACAAAAGATAACCCCGAAAATAAGATGGTAGAAGATAATGGATCACCACCAGTTGTACCTGAGGTTGTCCCAGTATAG